A genomic segment from Rhizoctonia solani chromosome 11, complete sequence encodes:
- a CDS encoding laminin domain protein — translation MVNHSGWYPPGQLCSPPVLPHYFKSVYDLKPFIGVPSDTEVIGIHAVVHAAKKVSEIPSMHDPDLLMKLADHLFSAQMARYRSKYSLVTFPSDATYTPPPLPVHISVSLETIVGAPSNEEMIKVQEALRSYQQFSHGMPTSQKASSMFDPHLNMELSQHLFDVQMARYMRCAGESEPSATFEGAASAESYQSAGMIPNMGEATTTGTNNPGTGGNHTWGTPTPQPTAVKPTCRAIQPIFERFNELTERNMQPDDQSSSLNKLFDQALERLERFAERTRQSNEQSDHLAQRFNQLIDQSNQLMERLCTPVEKASELAGRSNELEDKTNQLLERFKEPLEQIGSSLKCINKVLVGVQHAIVRSHKDNTVYAVDSLVNEKGQKPVEEFGATFGWKYDNTPSETSVLLPLRIVVFLKTPTYMTTGWDSTSASSTLATSYA, via the exons ATGGTCAACCACTCTGGCTGGTATCCCCCTGGGCAGCTATGCTCTCCGCCTGTACTACCACATTATTTCAAGAGTGTGTACGATCTAAAGCCGTTTATTGGAGTTCCCAGCGATACCGAGGTTATCGGAATCCATGCTGTTGTACATGCAGCAAAAAAGGTGTCGGAGA TTCCCAGCATGCACGATCCAGATTTGCTCATGAAACTAGCCGACCATTTGTTCAGCGCCCAGATGG CTAGGTATCGGAGCAAATACTCTCTGGTCACATTTCCGAGT GATGCGACGTACACACCTCCGCCCCTCCCTGTCCATATCTCGGTCAGCCTTGAGACTATAGTTGGTGCGCCATCGAATGAGGAAATGATAAAAGTGCAAGAGGCGCTGCGGTCGTATCAGCAATTTAGTCATGGCATGCCCACTTCTCAGAAAG CCTCGTCAATGTTTGACCCTCATCTGAACATGGAGTTATCGCAGCACTTGTTTGATGTACAAATGG CCAGATACATGCGATGTGCGGGCGAGAGCGAACCCAGCGCCACATTTGAAGGGGCTGCATCAGCGGAAAGTTACCAATCGGCAGGAATGATACCTAATATGGGCGAAGCTACGACCACCGGCACCAACAACCCTGGAACAGGAGGGAATCATACCTGGGGAACTCCAACGCCCCAACCGAC GGCGGTCAAACCAACTTGCCGAGCGATTCAACCAATTTTCGAACGCTTCAATGAGCTAACTGAGCGAAATATGCAACCGGACGACCAGTCCAGTAGCCTGAATAAACTTTTCGACCAAGCATTGGAACGACTCGAAAGATTCGCAGAAAGGACTCGCCAATCTAACGAACAATCAGATCATCTTGCCCAACGATTCAACCAATTAATTGACCAGTCCAATCAGCTGATGGAGCGACTGTGCACACCTGTGGAGAAAGCTAGCGAGCTGGCCGGACGCTCTAATGAACTTGAGGACAAGACGAATCAACTCCTAGAGCGGTTCAAGGAGCCTCTGGAACAAATAGGGAGTTCTCTGAAATGTATAAATAAGGTGCTGGTGGGCGTTCAGCACGCAATTGTCAGG AGTCATAAAGACAACACAGTATACGCCGTTGATTCCTTGGTCAATGAGAAGGGTCAGAAACCAGTCGAGGAGTTCGGT GCAACTTTCGGGTGGAAGTACGACAACACTCCGTCTGAAACTAGCGTTCTCCTTCCTTTGCGAATAGTGGTGTTTCTCAAAACTCCCACTTATATGACTACTGGTTGGGATTCTACCTCCGCTTCTTCAACATTGGCCACGAGCTACGCGTAA
- a CDS encoding laminin domain protein, with product MTCYPAEEVCEPPVLPPYLKAICDLQPIVGVPSDEEIIGVHAVVRVANQVVNVPDICDSMLLAGLSEHLFDVQMAKYRSKHSKKLSLAGTIYIPPQLPPHLPRQLEIKYTEVPSMFDPQLDAELSQHLFDLQMAKYMERRVSGQINHAHPGTSTSQFIVSAPAFQESNSKGPTLNDHNRTGNDFAQEYRQTQATLETQICHAMQQSNRLAKQANQLTERSNWLAEQSNRLVEQSNRPVEKLGDALEKINKVLVGIQHAIVRSHKGNTISALDCLVNEIGETPGISRVVDEQDEYQLVVGMPKRRA from the exons ATGACCTGTTACCCAGCAGAAGAAGTATGCGAGCCACCAGTGCTGCCTCCCTACCTCAAGGCTATATGTGATCTACAGCCTATTGTGGGTGTTCCGAGCGACGAGGAAATCATTGGAGTTCATGCTGTTGTTCGGGTGGCAAATCAAGTAGTTAACG TACCAGACATATGCGATTCAATGCTCCTTGCTGGACTATCAGAGCATTTATTCGATGTTCAGATGG CCAAATACCGAAGCAAGCATTCAAAGAAGCTCTCCCTGGCG GGTACCATATACATACCTCCACAACTTCCACCTCATCTACCGCGTCAACTTGAAATT aagtATACCGAAG TTCCGTCAATGTTTGATCCGCAATTAGATGCTGAGTTGAGCCAGCACCTATTTGATTTGCAGATGG CCAAGTACATGGAGCGCCGTGTTTCAGGCCAGATTAATCACGCGCATCCCGGAACCAGTACTTCCCAGTTCATCGTTTCTGCTCCGGCATTTCAGGAATCAAACAGCAAGGGGCCAACCTTAAACGACCACAACAGGACGGGGAATGATTTTGCTCAAGAGTATCGACAAACTCAAGCAACACTTGAGACTCAAATCTGTCACGCTATGCAACAATCGAACCGACTTGCCAAACAAGCCAACCAACTTACGGAACGATCTAACTggctggcagagcaatccaATAGACTGGTGGAGCAATCTAACAGGCCAGTGGAAAAGTTGGGAGATGCTCTAGAAAAAATTAACAAGGTATTGGTTGGGATCCAGCATGCCATAGTTCGG AGCCATAAGGGAAACACAATCAGCGCTCTTGATTGCTTAGTCAATGAGATCGGAGAGACGCCAGGGATTAGTCGTGTGGTAGACGAG CAAGACGAGTATCAGTTGGTTGTCGGCATGCCAAAGCGGAGAGCCTGA
- a CDS encoding beta-1,4-D-glucan cellobiohydrolase, with product MYCTLALISLYLAAVRASRSAHPSLRSIRLFPGPSAPSPAAASPSLKARSCSTLTGAGFMERPVTPTATPARPGTRHSAPTVQHALRTALEGADYPGTYGITTSGDALTLKFVTQSANKNVGSRVYLMASDDTKYEMFKLKNQEFTFDVDVSKLPCGLNGALYFVEMDADGGTARFPNNKAGAKYGTGYCDAQCARDIKFINGEGNVVDWTGSTTDPNSGKGKYGSCCNEMDIWEANSIANAYTPHPCTPTGQARCDSTTSQCADYCDQPGCDWNPFRMGDKNLYGPGKVVDTNKKITVVTQFITNDNTANGKLVEIRRLYVQNGQVTQNTKSTISGLTQYDSITDQFCAAQKTVFQDTNAYAQHGGMATMDKSFQNGHVLVMSLWDDHAAHMLWLDSNYPLDRPATQVGVPRGTCATTSGDPKDVEAQSPNASVTFSNIKFGDIGTTYGTGSTPTNPAPPTTTTTTASNPSPTSPSGSAPLYGQCGGEGWTGPTTCASDSSVADCMSPESQGRTLPYKELDSSNWLPVINEFQVLIESDESVYHGFTEMFQQARDLPGVSSARDYKEMLQGINYAIQRAPRYERGLGEYAAFGIYCILDKVMCTPAGLATLANPLVNLQFSKIFDVWADFLSSPMSRLVLTDDTGGWFGPMALEDMPNFFETYLCDPNAPYCGFQSWDDYFTRQLRPGARPVECLEDNGVINSACESTVYCISNNVKERDSFWLKGQPYSLRDMFHDDPFTNLFVGGTIIQCYLRAFDYHRWHSPTNGRVIKTRMIPGVYFSQSPQVTNGSRIDPITSQQFLTAVSTRVLVFIESDNRHIGLMCFMAVGMAEISTCDLQVKPGDRVTKGQDIGMFHFGGSTCCMLFRPSVRIDFDCIVGDSITVNSIIGMISI from the exons ATGTACTGTACTCTCGCTCTCATATCTCTCTATCTTGCCGCTGTTCGCGCCAGCAGGTCGGCACATCCAAGCCTGAGGTCCATCCGGCTCTTCCCTGGTCCAAGTGCACCAAGTCCGGCGGCTGCGTCACCCAGTCTCAAGGCAAGGTCGTGCTCGACGCTAACTGGCGCTGGGTTCATGGAACGTCCGGTTACACCAACTGCTACACCGGCCAGACCTGGGACAAGACACTCTGCCCCGACGGTGCAACATGCGCTAAGAACTGCGCTTGAAGGCGCTGACTACCCCGGCACCTACGGTATCACGACCTCTGGCGATGCCCTGACCCTGAAGTTCGTGACACAAAGCGCAAACAAGAATGTTGGGTCTCGTGTGTACCTCATGGCGTCCGACGACACGAAGTATGAGATGTTCAAGCTGAAGAACCAGGAGTTCACTTTCGATGTGGACGTGTCGAAGCTACCATGCGGGCTGAACGGGGCGCTGTACTTTGTGGAGATGGACGCTGACGGTGGCACTGCGAGGTTCCCGAACAACAAGGCGGGTGCGAAGTACGGAACTGGGTACTGCGACGCTCAATGCGCTCGGGACATCAAGTTCATTAACGGCGAG GGTAACGTCGTAGACTGGACTGGCTCGACGACCGACCCCAACTCCGGCAAGGGCAAGTACGGCTCATGCTGTAACGAGATGGACATCTGGGAGGCCAACTCGATTGccaacgcatacaccccTCACCCTTGCACTCCTACCGGCCAGGCTCGCTGCGACAGCACGACCTCTCAGTGCGCCGACTACTGCGACCAGCCGGGATGCGACTGGAACCCGTTCCGCATGGGTGACAAGAATTTGTACGGACCGGGCAAGGTTGTAGACACCAACAAGAAGATCACTGTCGTGACTCAGTTCATCACTAATGACAACACCGCCAACGGCAAGCTCGTGGAGATTCGGCGTCTGTACGTGCAGAATGGGCAGGTGACCCAGAACACCAAGTCGACTATCTCTGGCCTTACCCAATACGACTCGATCACTGACCAATTCTGCGCTGCGCAAAAGACGGTGTTCCAGGATACGAACGCATACGCACAACACGGCGGCATGGCTACGATGGACAAGTCGTTCCAGAACGGACACGTACTGGTGATGTCGCTGTGGGACGACCACGCGGCGCACATGCTCTGGCTTGACAGCAACTACCCTCTTGACCGACCAGCGACGCAAGTTGGTGTTCCTCGCGGTACGTGCGCGACGACATCTGGAGACCCGAAGGATGTAGAGGCTCAGTCGCCTAACGCATCTGTGACGTTCTCGAACATCAAGTTTGGTGACATTGGCACGACCTACGGCACAGGCTCTACTCCAACCAACCCTGCccctcccaccaccaccaccaccactgcGTCCAATCCT TCGCCGACCAGCCCAAGCGGCTCTGCTCCTCTTTACGGGCAGTGCGGTGGCGAGGGCTGGACTGGCCCCACT ACCTGCGCATCCG ACTCGTCTGTAGCTGACT GCATGAGCCCCGAGTCTCAAGGCCGTACTCTTCCCTACAAG GAGCTGGACAGCTCCAACTGGCTCCCTGTAATCAACGAATTTCAAGTTCTGATTGAAAGTGACGAAAGCGTCTATCACGGTTTCACGGAAATGTTTCAGCAAGCGCGTGATCTACCTGGGGTATCAAGT GCGAGAGATTACAAAGAAATGTTACAGGGCATTAACTATGCTATTCAACGGGCTCCCCGATATGAAAGAGGGCTGGGGGAGTATGCTGCCTTTGGCATATACTGTATACTGGATAAAGTTATGTGCACCCCTGCTGGACTCGCTACTCTCGCCAATCCCCTGGTAAATCTTCAATTCAGCAAGATATTTGATGTCTGGGCCGATTTCCTTTCCTCGCCTATGTCCCGGTTGGTTCTTACTGATGACACAGGCGGATGGTTTGGCCCTATGGCTCTTGAAGATATGCCAAACTTCTTCGAAACCTACTTGTGTGACCCAAATGCTCCTTACTGTGGATTTCAATCTTGGGATGACTATTTTACTCGACAACTTCGTCCCGGAGCACGTCCTGTCGAATGCCTGGAGGACAATGGGGTAATCAATAGTGCATGTGAATCAACGGTGTACTGTATTTCCAATAACGTCAAGGAACGTGACAGCTTTTGGCTCAAAGGGCAGCCATATTCCCTTCGTGACATGTTTCACGACGATCCCTTCACCAATTTATTCGTAGGAGGAACTATAATACAGTGCTACCTGCGTGCATTTGACTACCATCGATGGCACAGTCCAACCAATGGCCGCGTTATCAAGACGAGGATGATACCTGGAGTTTATTTTTCGCAATCGCCTCAAGTCACAAATGGCTCACGGATTGACCCTATCACATCACAACAGTTCCTTACCGCCGTCTCAACCAGAGTTTTAGTATTTATCGAGTCGGACAATCGCCACATCGGGCTAATGTGTTTCATGGCTGTGGGGATGGCCGAAATCTCTACCTGTGATTTGCAAGTGAAGCCGGGGGATAGGGTAACAAAAGGTCAGGACATAGGGATGTTTCATTTTGGAGGGTCGACTTGTTGTATGCTCTTCCGTCCAAGCGTCAGGATTGACTTTGATTGTATTGTTGGCGATTCAATCACTGTAAATTCCATTATTGGAATGATTTCCATCTGA
- a CDS encoding methyltransferase domain protein codes for MNLFENTATIYHVTDTQFESEAGTDSDAIVSEASSCQTMSTLSSGEVAEYFHDRFGYTYMVDENVPVVFPTDSLADRLDVLVHMIIRHCQGGKMIPSAGHELLAQGGLDGGGAKVLDLPTNSGTWVQEIAEIYPSADFVSMDVKPLAPHVPHPRIKYEVYNLYAGICEPDASFDLVHARICVTLTKDYKFLMREMHRVLKPGGLLIISEIPSQAYEVESPSEPLHSSPLRVKAIGLIRTSLASQGVDLNSWDEMSDRLSPGHPMWNNASLDAKNENQAAVRGFYNVTTFTHLIPNGPWSADGGQRVLGALAKVLFKQTWKSLLPTMQMMGVPQTEAEAFVEKLLEEVDDPKYRSYAKYKLWLLIFSMLIAAYRGSLLIAKIFLRTGPCPWMISLFCLDYRSALPTMPLPDNSQEEAAPVYLVTDNDHDNYDDEFAEVRSEAMTSESSSARTMSTLSTGEVANYFKTLHGFTYVTDDNIPLAFPTDAVAERINVVFNIITRLSQGGKNVPAIAEELLIAGGLDGTGARVLSLVTNSGVWAYEVASTYPSTEIVSIDVKPLTALVPHERIKFEVYDIYAGIAEPDASFDLVHARQCVTMFKDYNFMLREMHRVLKPGGLLVIGEMPSQSYEASNPSIPLRTSPMRTEAIRLMRKAHTAQGIDLAAWDDMAYRLDPGHPMWENQNSDLKTTVSSVRGFRTITTSTYLIPNGPWSNEETQRVIGSMGKLIFEKAWKALPPMLRMMGMNESNAAEFLSRLEAEVQNPNYRSYAKYKIWCARRI; via the exons ATGAACCTTTTCGAAAATACGGCTACAATTTATCATGTCACAGATACTCAATTCGAGTCGGAAGCCGGGACCGATTCGGATGCCATTGTATCTGAAGCCTCAAGCTGTCAGACCATGAGCACACTTAGTAGCGGTGAAGTAGCTG AATACTTTCACGATCGCTTTGGTTATACTTATATGGTCGATGAAAACGTCCCAGTTGTGTTTCCAACCGACTCACTTGCCGACCGTTTGGATGTGCTCGTTCACATGATAATACGTCATTGCCAAGGGGGTAAGATGATACCATCTGCTGGCCACGAGCTGCTTGCACAAGGCGGGTTGGACGGGGGCGGAGCTAAAGTGCTGGACCTTCCTACGAATAGCGGTACTTG GGTCCAGGAGATAGCTGAGATCTATCCGTCAGCGGATTTTGTCTCGATGGACGTGAAACCACTCGCCCCGCATGTCCCTCACCCGAGAATCAAATATGAAGTCTATAATTTGTATGCTGGAATCTGCGAGCCAGACGCATCTTTTGATCTAGTACACGCAAGAATCTGCGTCACGCTG ACCAAGGATTATAAATTCTTGATGCGGGAGATGCACCGCGTGCTAAAACCAGGCGGTTTACTTATCATTAGTGAGATACCTTCCCAGGCATACGAAG TGGAGAGCCCCTCTGAACCTCTTCATTCATCCCCGCTCCGCGTCAAGGCTATCGGTCTAATAAGAACTAGTCTCGCTTCCCAGGGCGTCGACCTGAATTCATGGGACGAAATGAGCGATCGCCTTAGTCCTGGTCATCCTATGTGGAACAACGCGAGCTTGGATGCGAAAAATGAAAACCAGGCAGCCGTCCGGGGGTTTTATAACGTCACCACATTCACACACCTCATACCAAACGGGCCGTGGTCGGCAGATGGGGGCCAACGGGTGCTTGGTGCGCTTGCCAAGGTGTTATTCAAGCAGACTTGGAAGTCCCTACTTCCAACGATGCAAATGATGGGCGTACCCCAAACAGAAGCGGAGGCGTTTGTGGAAAAGTTGTTGGAGGAAGTGGACGATCCCAAATACCGATCCTATGCCAAATACAAACTGTGGT TGCTGATCTTCTCTATGCTGATCGCGGCATACCGCGGCTCGCTCCTAATTGCTAA AATATTTTTGAGAACTGGGCCATGCCCCTGGATG ATCTCGCTGTTTTGCCTTGACTATCGCTCTGCTCTCCCTACAATGCCGCTTCCAGACAACTCGCAAGAAGAGGCTGCGCCCGTTTACCTTGTTACCGACAATGATCACGATAATTATGATGATGAATTTGCGGAGGTCAGATCAGAAGCAATGACCTCTGAGAGCTCGAGTGCGCGGACCATGAGTACACTAAGCACGGGAGAAGTTGCGA ATTATTTCAAAACGCTTCACGGGTTTACTTATGTAACCGACGACAATATTCCACTCGCCTTTCCAACTGACGCTGTAGCCGAAAGGATAAATGTTGTATTCAATATCATCACACGATTGAGTCAAGGAGGCAAAAACGTTCCAGCCATCGCCGAGGAACTGTTGATCGCTGGCGGTTTAGATGGGACAGGCGCCCGGGTGCTAAGCTTGGTCACAAACAGTGGCGTCTG GGCGTACGAGGTAGCGAGCACTTATCCTAGCACTGAGATCGTGTCAATAGACGTGAAACCATTGACGGCGCTTGTTCCCCATGAAAGGATCAAGTTTGAAGTGTACGATATATACGCTGGCATTGCCGAACCTGATGCCAGCTTCGACTTAGTACATGCAAGGCAATGCGTTACCATG TTTAAAGATTATAACTTCATGCTTCGCGAAATGCATAGAGTTCTCAAACCCGGTGGATTACTAGTAATCGGAGAGATGCCTTCGCAAAGTTACGAAG CAAGCAACCCAAGTATACCTCTGCGCACTTCACCTATGCGTACAGAAGCCATTCGCTTGATGCGAAAGGCCCATACGGCCCAAGGAATCGATCTCGCGGCCTGGGATGATATGGCCTACCGCCTTGATCCAGGTCACCCAATGTGGGAAAACCAAAACTCAGATCTCAAGACTACCGTATCTTCTGTTCGCGGCTTTCGAACAATAACTACATCCACTTACCTTATACCTAATGGACCTTGGTCGAACGAAGAGACTCAGCGGGTGATTGGTTCCATGGGCAAGTTGATCTTCGAGAAAGCTTGGAAAGCTCTTCCTCCAATGTTGCGAATGATGGGCATGAACGAAAGCAATGCAGCTGAGTTTCTATCTAGATTAGAGGCAGAGGTTCAGAACCCGAATTACCGATCTTATGCTAAATACAAAATATGGTGTGCTAGGAGGATATGA